One region of Wyeomyia smithii strain HCP4-BCI-WySm-NY-G18 chromosome 3, ASM2978416v1, whole genome shotgun sequence genomic DNA includes:
- the LOC129732361 gene encoding uncharacterized protein LOC129732361, with product MLRRVKFSRYHRKLLIPSESVAYRSLCLFSAGHEFRFMRFGAIVKGLLISIWKQLNPIKPKMATSRRQSGSASGAGLLLLLVLGSVLEPHVARAKFAHYETRYINDFINYTRPAADIMGSIYYDYDNNPSRNAFNQEYENGGLAGLGLNVPMPAAEEQTGTSREDETTRPPDIYPDPDQIYATFLNKSATKRNRFPGDENVIKVYSSKSLRKNPQARVDDDGSFDSLNNDMKGHDLIDNIMYIYYGTNGTLRKDLGSNVIVIGAVFALAPQILTGIILFLRNRRLRHFNTFYPICLNLLLMLATSNFSFVLGVQATRITVKCELIAILLHYLHLSTSIWCFIYIYVIYDLIVNDCGPKLKYNYLMGYGVPAVYVLFSYASSIDTFELHRYCWMSIQKGMIVSFMIPVSFLIILTTVLGTITLKRISSKQTEILCESIESIIETTSKCNDIMFPRTPALGVNRSNSYPQLELKEKCCQEYLARTMENRQSVVTLPQQSNHGFSFQNIKKSLDYYDTRIELGQLSLADLSTPSMASDFQDFTEFKRAIKFGLFFQPIYAICWFLSVIALENMHSCVMPVIYAICLNILNWCMLVRSSNICPFIGGMSEETLEKATLDCGDSMNATNGVGTDNETTQASICTDTIPLLCASNPSIINSGKVPVLTPTPSFTSPSTIPLRRKFSTTSEHDPQTLNFISSNNLKNTWESSVDLNHVHVKASDCISTISN from the exons ATGCTACGACGAGTGAAGTTTTCTCGTTATCATCGCAAGTTATTGATTCCATCGGAATCCGTCGCGTATCGATCGCTTTGTTTGTTTAGTGCGGGCCATGAGTTCCGTTTTATGAGATTTGGTGCTATCGTGAAAGGTCTGCTTATTTCAATTTGGAAACAGCTTAATCCGATTAAACCCAAGATGGCAACGTCCAGACGACAGTCGGGCTCCGCCAGCGGTGCTGGTTTGTTACTTCTCCTCGTCCTTGGTTCGGTGCTCGAAC CCCACGTTGCCCGTGCCAAATTCGCTCACTACGAAACACGGTACATCAACGATTTCATTAATTACACCCGGCCGGCCGCAGATATAATGGGTTCCATCTACTACGACTACGACAACAATCCATCACGAAACGCCTTCAACCAGGAGTACGAGAACGGTGGCCTGGCGGGGCTTGGTCTTAACGTTCCCATGCCGGCAGCAGAGGAACAAACCGGAACCTCACGGGAGGACGAAACAACTCGTCCACCCGACATCTATCCGGATCCGGACCAGATTTACGccacatttttgaacaaaagTGCGACGAAGCGAAATCGTTTTCCGGGAGACGAAAATGTGATTAAAGTTT ATTCCTCGAAATCGTTGAGAAAAAATCCGCAAGCTCGTGTCGATGATGACGGTTCGTTCGATAGCCTGAACAACGACATGAAAGGTCACGATTTGATCGATAACATAATGTACATCTACTACGGAACCAACGGAACTCTTCGAAAGGATCTCGGTAGCAATGTGATCGTGATAGGGGCCGTATTTGCGCTGGCTCCCCAGATTTTGACGGGGATAATTTTGTTTCTTCGAAACCGAAGGCTTCGTCATTTCAACACTTTCTATCCTATTTGTTTGAACTTGCTACTGATGCTGGCCACATCTAACTTCTCATTTGTTCTGGGAGTACAAGCCACCCGAATTACGGTAAAATGTGAGCTGATAGCGATTCTACTGCACTATCTGCACTTGAGTACCAGCATATGGTGTTTTATCTATATCTACGTGATTTATGATCTAATAGTAAATGATTGTGGACCTAAGCTGAAATATAACTATTTGATGGGATACGGGGTGCCGGCGGTTTATGTCTTG TTTTCCTATGCCTCATCGATCGATACTTTTGAGTTGCATCGCTATTGCTGGATGTCCATTCAGAAGGGAATGATCGTGAGCTTCATGATTCCGGTGTCGTTCCTAATTATCTTGACAACAGTACTTGGTACGATCACTCTGAAAAGAATCTCCAGCAAACAAACGGAAATACTGTGTGAAAGCATCGAGAGCATAATCGAAACCACATCAAAGTGTAATGACATCATGTTCCCGAGGACTCCCGCTTTAGGGGTCAACCGTAGCAACAGCTATCCCCAGCTGGAACTGAAGGAAAAATGCTGCCAGGAGTATTTGGCTCGAACAATGGAGAATCGCCAGTCGGTTGTCACATTACCCCAGCAAAGCAATCACGGCTTTAGttttcaaaacatcaaaaaatcCCTCGACTACTACGATACGCGAATCGAACTAGGGCAACTCTCACTGGCGGACTTGTCGACACCAAGTATGGCGTCCGATTTTCAGGACTTTACCGAGTTCAAGCGTGCGATCAAGTTTGGCCTGTTCTTTCAACCGATCTATGCCATATGCTGGTTTCTGAGTGTGATCGCTCTGGAGAATATGCACTCTTGTGTGATGCCAGTGATTTATGCGATCTGTTTGAACATTTTG aaCTGGTGCATGTTAGTCCGATCATCGAATATCTGCCCTTTTATCGGTGGAATGTCGGAGGAAACACTGGAAAAGGCCACACTCGACTGCGGTGATTCGATGAATGCTACCAACGGTGTTGGGACAGACAATGAAACGACTCAAGCCAGCATCTGCACCGATACGATTCCTCTCCTGTGCGCCTCGAACCCATCAATCATCAACAGTGGAAAGGTACCAGTGCTGACACCGACGCCATCATTCACCAGCCCCAGCACGATTCCGTTGAGAAGGAAATTTTCCACCACTTCGGAGCATGATCCTCAGACGCTTAACTTCATCAGCAGCAATAACCTGAAGAACACGTGGGAGTCAAGTGTGGACCTTAACCACGTGCACGTGAAAGCCAGCGATTGCATTAGCACTATCAGTAACTAG
- the LOC129732362 gene encoding zinc finger protein 2-like has translation MDTLQLPAAEDPCRLCLRKCEQAYGLYVNSPDGLLRELPKKILECIALEISDSEPPLFSKIVCSECICKLDYFHEFRENCRKCQTFFNEMMMFCQAETVADNGQNIHQHHPDVHQQILPEINFTGHDFMLDGTTNKDYEYIIQSLEKEDISFTSNAEALKLKKELEISIQQNQHDKFIPMVVPSTSESVIPSEETCFNNLEAIVESIAQVNDASNYIIEQGTGPEDDLDYDAFVGIETVDDNRDASISEIHVQEIIEEHKLQSPPEENVPLMGESNVDNSKEEEPAPIEPEPPAETEELPVTPTLNDRTCDLCGKVCSTRTKLKIHRNTHLNVTPFACPIENCSKAFKSKSGLDEHVAKHTGNYQLSCGVCGKGFAKQSYLTTHQRTHSNERTFRCNICKQATFKTKKSLIDHKNRHLGLKPFECNQCEKQFTNRYLLQQHEQSAHSGVRFQCPQCEKSFTCKSYLKVHLRIHNNDRPFVCEVCQWAFVTRRDLEVHRTVHTGKKEFVCDVCGKGFSRLSALTFHRRTHEKRPKAIGLEEGGVSGVHPSNF, from the exons ATGGATACGCTGCAGCTGCCAGCAGCCGAAGACCCGTGCCGTTTGTGTTTGAGAAAGTGCGAACAGGCGTACGGGTTGTACGTGAACTCTCCGGACGGCCTTCTCCGGGAGCTGCCGAAAAAGATTCTCGAATGCATTGCGCTTGAAATTTCCGACAGCGAACCGCCACTCTTCTCCAAGATAGTGTGCAGCGAGTGCATCTGCAAGCTGGATTACTTTCACGAGTTCCGGGAAAATTGCCGCAAATGTCAGACCTTCTTCAACG AAATGATGATGTTCTGCCAGGCGGAAACTGTTGCGGATAACGGACAAAATATTCACCAACACCACCCGGATGTTCATCAGCAAATTTTGCCGGAGATCAATTTCACCGGGCACGATTTTATGCTTGATGGAACTACCAACAAGGATTATGAATACATTATTCAGAGTTTGGAAAAAGAAGATATTTCGTTCACTTCTAATGCTGAAGCTCTGAAA TTGAAAAAAGAATTGGAAATTTCTATTCAGCAAAATCAGCACGATAAATTCATTCCAATGGTAGTACCGTCAACCAGTGAATCTGTGATACCCAGCGAAGAAACTTGTTTCAACAATTTGGAAGCAATCGTTGAATCGATCGCCCAAGTTAATGATGCGTCCAATTATATTATAGAGCAGGGCACAGGTCCGGAGGACGATCTGGATTATGATGCCTTTGTTGGAATTGAGACTGTCGACGATAATCGTGACGCC TCTATTTCAGAAATTCATGTGCAGGAGATAATTGAGGAACATAAGCTTCAATCTCCTCCCGAGGAAAATGTTCCGCTTATGGGTGAATCGAATGTTGACAATAGTAAGGAAGAGGAACCAGCGCCCATCGAACCAGAACCACCTGCTGAAACGGAAGAACTCCCAGTTACCCCAACGCTCAACGATCGCACATGCGACTTATGTGGAAAGGTTTGTTCTACGCGTACAAAGCTGAAAATCCATCGAAACACCCACTTGAACGTTACTCCGTTTGCCTGTCCTATTGAAAACTGTTCTAAAGCGTTCAAATCTAAATCCGGCCTCGACGAGCACGTGGCCAAACATACAGGAAATTACCAGCTGTCTTGTGGAGTTTGCGGAAAAGGATTTGCGAAACAGAGCTATTTGACCACACATCAGCGGACCCACTCGAACGAACGCACATTCCGGTGCAACATATGCAAGCAGGCgactttcaaaacgaaaaaatcgCTGATAGATCACAAAAATCGCCACTTAGGCTTGAAACCGTTCGAATGCAACCAGTGTGAGAAGCAATTCACAAACCGTTATCTGCTACAACAACACGAACAGTCTGCCCACAGTGGCGTACGGTTCCAGTGTCCCCAGTGTGAAAAGAGCTTCACGTGTAAAAGTTATCTGAAGGTTCATTTACGTATTCACAACAACGACAGGCCGTTCGTTTGTGAG GTCTGTCAGTGGGCCTTCGTTACACGACGTGATCTGGAGGTGCACAGGACTGTCCATACTGGTAAGAAGGAATTTGTCTGTGACGTTTGCGGAAAGGGTTTCTCTCGTTTGAGTGCGCTAACGTTTCATCGCCGGACGCACGAGAAACGGCCGAAAGCAATTGGCCTGGAAGAGGGAGGTGTTAGTGGTGTTCATCCGagtaatttttga